CGTCGTGCTCGACACCTTCGTTTCCTTCGGCGGCGATGGCAAAGCCAAAGATGGCAGTGGCCTGGTCTTCGACGACGAGCGCAATTGGCTGTTGGTGCAGTCGTGGGTTCGCGACCGCCGCGCTGGTCTCAGTCACGTCTTCGTCGCGACGCCGCTGCGTGCTCGCCTGCTCAAGTTCGGCGCTGCGCATGCCAAGTACAAGAAGTACGTGACCGAAGCCGCAGCGCTGCTCAAACAGCCCGAGCAGTCGAGTGACCACTCGGATCACTTCCACGTGCGCATCTCTTGCCCGAAGCGCCTGGCCGGTCTCTGCGTCGAGGAATCACGCTAGCAGGCCGCCTGTTCCCGGGCCTGAGCCCGTGCTTTGGATTTGGGGTCTCGACCCTCGGCAACTCGTCAGGCTACTCCCGCGCGGCACGGCAAGCTCGCGCGGCTCGGCTCACGCGCTCCTGCTCCTCGTGCGGCGCTTCCCTCGCGTCACAAGCTCTGCACGGCTTCGATGTCGACGTCGGGTGCGGCGACCTGCTTCCCGCTGGGGCTCTCGGCACTCACCTTCAGGGTGCCCGCATGATCGGCATCCGAGTTCAGGATCACCGCCACGTTTTGCAGAAAGCTGGGGCAGCTACAGACGCGGAGTCGCCGCGTGCTCTGCCCGAACATCATGCCGTCGTTCGGATCGACGAGCTGGAAGACCACGGTCCAGTTCCCAGGCTCGTCGGTGCTCAGCGCAGCATCCGCTAGCACGTGCTGCCCGCCTTGGGGTCCGTGGATGATTTCGAGCTTCTGCCCGCTGCTGAAGGCAACGAGCGCGTCGCCCTGGCGCTCGCCCACAGCCAGGGTGTTCGTGCTACTGGCTGCGCAAACCGACGACGCCGGACAGGCGGTTGGTTCTTCTCCACCGTCGTCGGGAGAACAGGCCAGGAGCGTCAGTGGCAGCAGTGCAAACAGGACCCGCTGGGGGAGTCCGAAGGATTCCATGTCGCTGCACTATATCGCGCGCGCGGCTCTCGTGCTCCGGGGCGGTTGGCCGAAGGAGAAGTTCCAGCGCCGCACCGGCAATTCCGCAGGTCGCCGGGGGGATCGAACCCGCGACTTGGCGGAGATCAGCCCCCGCGCTAGGTTTCCCGGGCGTTTGCGCGCCTTGGCTTGTCATGTCCTGCTTCCGTCTCCCGACGCTCGTCCATCTGATTTCGCTCGTAACCCTTGGGGCGGGGTGCAGCAGCGAAACTGACCCCACTCCGACCCAGGGTTGGCATCGCTCCTTCGACGCCAGCGAGGTGGGGTGGCTGCTTTCCACCTGGAGTGCTTCTGCCAGCGATAGCTACGCCGTGGGCGGCACTGAAAGCGAAGGGCGAGTCGAACATTTCGACGGCAAGGGTTGGCAGCGCTTGGACATCGGCCTGAGTGTTCCTTTGCTCAACTGGGTGCATGGGATCGGCGACACGCTCGTCGTGGTCGGCAACGCCGGCACCGTGCTGCGACGCCAAGGCGGCACGTGGAACAGCGAGACCGCGCCGACGACGCAGAATCTGTGGGGAGTATGGGGCGCGAGCGCCGACGATCTCTGGAGCGTGGGTGGCAGCGGCAAGAACGATGGCGACGCCACGCTGCTGCACTACGACGGCATGAGCTGGCAGAGCGTTGCACTTCCCGCGATGCAGAAGAGTGGAGTGAACGCGCTGTTCAAGGTTTGGGGCACGAGCGCGAGCAACGTGTACGCCGTCGGGCAGAAGGGCGCCGTGTTGCACTACGACGGTTCCGAGTGGAAGGAAGAACTCGCAGGCGCCAGCGACGACTTGATCGCATTGTGGGGCACGGGGCCGAAGGACATCGTCGCGGTCGGAGGGCGCGCCATCGGCATCGCGAGCGTATGGGACGGCAGCAGCTGGAAGACCGAGTCCTTGGCACCGCTGCCCGGACTGAACGGAGTTTGGAGTCGGCGCCCGGGCGTCTTCCACGTCGTCGGCGTGGGCGGCACTTTGGGAGTGTTCGACACGGCGAGTCTGTCCGTGCGCGAGCAGAGCTTCGACACGGAGCTCGATGTACACGGTGTGTTTGGTACCGATAGCGGGCGGCTCAATGCCGTCGGGGGCAATTTTGCGGGGCCGGTGCCGCCCTACCAGGGCATCGCATTGGAGAGGAAGCTGGGAAATGACGAGTAGAGGGTTCTGGATCGGCACGCCGCTCGTGGCGTTGCTGCTAGCGGGGTGTGGAGACGGCGAGGAAGGCACGGGTCGACCCGCCGCGAGTTTGGCGAAGGACATCTACGCGCCCTTGGGCGACGTGTTGCCGTCAGCCTCCGCCGAGCAGAAGGACACCTTCGAGCGCGGACTGGCCGTCCAGTTGCGTCGCTTCGATCCGTCCACGGGACTCGGGCCAGACTTCAACGTGACCGCTTGCGGTCACTGCCACGAGAAACCGGTTCCCGGAGGTGGCGCGGGCCGCTATCGAAACTTCCTGCTTCAGGGGCAGACCTTGCCGGACGGATCCTTCCAGTCCACGGGGCAAAACGGCATCCAGGATCAGTACACCCTCGCGACCATCGGCCGCTTGCCGGACGACCCGGACACCAACGTGCGCGCCTTGCGCAATCCGATCCCTTTCTTCGGGGCGGGTTTGATCGCCGAAATCAGTGGGGAAGAAATCCTGAAGCGCGCAGACCCCGATGACCGCGACGGCGACGGCATCAGCGGACGCCCCAACTACGATCGTGGCTTCGTGGGGCGCTTCGGACGCAAGTCACAAACGGTGTCCATCGAGGGCTTCATCCGCGGCCCCCTGTTCAACCACGTCGGTTTGACTAGCGATCCCTTGCCAGACTCGCTGAAGGCGAAGCTTCCCGTGCCCAGCGCCAGTGCGCCCGCGCCCGGCGGAACCACGAGCAACGGCAACGTCGGCACGGTCCAACAGGCGCAAGCGGCGGCACCTGCCGAGCCCACCGTCGATGACGACGGCGTGCCGGATCCCGAACTCCCGCAGCAAGACCTGTTCGACCTGGTCAGCTTCTCCATGTTGCTCGCAGCGCCACAGCCCGAAGCGCCCTCGGAACAAACCGAACGCGGGAAGGTCCACTTCGACGACGCCGGTTGCGCCAAGTGTCACGCGCCCACCTTGGAGTCGAAACGTGGGCTAATCCCCCTGTATTCGGATCTATTGCTCCACGACATGGGCAAGGAGCGCGCCGACGGGATCCGCATGGGCGAGGCGACGGGTAGCGAGTTCCGCACTCAACCTCTGTGGGGCGTGGGCGCCGTGGCGCCCTACCTTCACGATGGTGCTGCCGACACCCTGGATGAGGCCATTCGCCTGCACGGTGGCGAGGGCGAAGCGGCTCGCGACGCGTACTTGGCAATGGACGCCGACGAGCGCGGCGATCTGATCGCCTTTCTCGAATCCCTGGGCGGCGCGTCCCAGCGCTCTGAGGGCCTATTGCCGCCTGACGCGCCGGTTCCCGACGTCGGCGAGTACGGCGGCCCGGGTCGCAAGCTCAGCGTCGCCGAGATGGCGAAGTTCGAAGTAGGGCGCCGCGTCTTCGACCGCGAGTTCACCGTTGCGCAAGGGGTTGGTCTCAACTTCAACGGCGATTCCTGCCGCGCCTGCCATTTCGATCCCGTGATTGGTGGGGCAGGACCCAGCGACGTCGACGTCACGCGACAGGGCATCATCGATGGTCAAGGCATGTTCCAGGAGCCCGCCACGGGGACGATGGCGCATCATCAGAGCTTGAAGGCCGTGCGACCGGATTTGGATCCCAGTTCGAACTTCTTCGAGCTTCGCCAGACGCCTCCCATCTTCGGCTTCGGCCTGATCGATCGCATCGCCGACGCCACCATCATCGCCCTGGAAGATCCCAACGACAGTGATGGCGATGGCATTCGTGGAATCGCCCACGTGCTGCCCGACGGACGTGTCGGTCGATTGGGCTGGAAGGCAAACGTTCCTTCTCTGGCAGAGTTTGCGCGGGACGGGCTTTCCAACGAGCTTGGGCTATCCGTGCCACCCCAGCCGCCGCTCACCTTCGGCAACGGTACGGACAAGGACGACGCGCCGGATCCGGAGATCGCGGTATCCGACGTGGAAGCGCTGGTCTTCTTCATGCAGCAGTTGGCGCCGCCGCCTCGGCAAAAAGAGACACTGCAAGTGTTGGCCGGCGAAGGCATCTTCACTCAGGTGGACTGCGCGAAGTGTCACGTGCCCGAGCTCGAGACCACCGATGCCGTGAAGGTCCCGCTCTACAGCGATTTACTGTTGCACGAGGTCTTGCCCGCGGGTGCCCCCGGCATCGCCACCGGCAAGGCTTCCCAACTGGCATTCCGCACGTCGCCGCTGTGGGGACTGTCGAAAACGGCCCCCTACATGCACAACGGCCGCGCTTTCACCATCGCGGACGCGATCAAAGCGCACGAGGGCGAGGCCAAGACTTCGCGTGACAAATTCCTGGCGCTCTCCGCGGAGGATCGGGACGCGCTGATCGCATTCCTCGAGTCTCTGTGAAGTCTCGCTCGCTTCTCGGCGTCGCTTGCGTGCTGCTGAGCGGCTGCGGCGGGGCGGAGGAGGAGGCGGCGTGCAGGGGCGCGTCGGTGCGCGTCGTGCGGCCCGGAGCCTCGGCGCCCCTCGTCAGCGTCTGCGCGCAAGTGGCGCGCACCGAGGCCGAGCGTACACAAGGCCTTTCCGGTCGCTCGCGGCTTGCAGCTTCCGAGGGCTTGCTCCTGGAGTTCCCCGTCGAAGGGGAGGCGTGCATCGTCAACGGCCCGGTGACCTTCGGCATCGACGTCGTGTTCGCAAACGACCGAGGCGACGTGGTCGCTCTGGAACGAGCGGTGGCGGCGGGGGATGCCACGCCGCGCTGTCATCCGGGAGTCCGGCGCGTACTCGAGATCGCCGCGGGAGTTGCGAACGGCGTGGCGGTCGGCGACTCGCTCCAAATCGAGTGAGCGCGCGACGTGAACCCTCAGCGGCCGTCTACGAGTACCTTCAAGGTGCCGCGGCGCGCCGCATGCTCGAAGGCCTCGAGGGCTCTACTCAAGGGATAGCGCGCCGCGATGAGAGGAAGTGGGTCGAGCTTGCCACTGGCGAGGAGAGCCACCGCCCGTGACATGCTGCCGCAGCGATTGCCCACCAACGCGAGCTCGTGAATCACCACCGGACTGAGATCCAGCTCGGCGTTCCCGGCAATCGTCGTCTTGAGAATGACCGTGCCGCGTGGTCGTACCGCTCGAAGCGC
This DNA window, taken from Polyangiaceae bacterium, encodes the following:
- a CDS encoding di-heme oxidoredictase family protein, whose product is MTSRGFWIGTPLVALLLAGCGDGEEGTGRPAASLAKDIYAPLGDVLPSASAEQKDTFERGLAVQLRRFDPSTGLGPDFNVTACGHCHEKPVPGGGAGRYRNFLLQGQTLPDGSFQSTGQNGIQDQYTLATIGRLPDDPDTNVRALRNPIPFFGAGLIAEISGEEILKRADPDDRDGDGISGRPNYDRGFVGRFGRKSQTVSIEGFIRGPLFNHVGLTSDPLPDSLKAKLPVPSASAPAPGGTTSNGNVGTVQQAQAAAPAEPTVDDDGVPDPELPQQDLFDLVSFSMLLAAPQPEAPSEQTERGKVHFDDAGCAKCHAPTLESKRGLIPLYSDLLLHDMGKERADGIRMGEATGSEFRTQPLWGVGAVAPYLHDGAADTLDEAIRLHGGEGEAARDAYLAMDADERGDLIAFLESLGGASQRSEGLLPPDAPVPDVGEYGGPGRKLSVAEMAKFEVGRRVFDREFTVAQGVGLNFNGDSCRACHFDPVIGGAGPSDVDVTRQGIIDGQGMFQEPATGTMAHHQSLKAVRPDLDPSSNFFELRQTPPIFGFGLIDRIADATIIALEDPNDSDGDGIRGIAHVLPDGRVGRLGWKANVPSLAEFARDGLSNELGLSVPPQPPLTFGNGTDKDDAPDPEIAVSDVEALVFFMQQLAPPPRQKETLQVLAGEGIFTQVDCAKCHVPELETTDAVKVPLYSDLLLHEVLPAGAPGIATGKASQLAFRTSPLWGLSKTAPYMHNGRAFTIADAIKAHEGEAKTSRDKFLALSAEDRDALIAFLESL
- a CDS encoding DUF192 domain-containing protein, producing MKSRSLLGVACVLLSGCGGAEEEAACRGASVRVVRPGASAPLVSVCAQVARTEAERTQGLSGRSRLAASEGLLLEFPVEGEACIVNGPVTFGIDVVFANDRGDVVALERAVAAGDATPRCHPGVRRVLEIAAGVANGVAVGDSLQIE